The DNA segment CCATGTATTACTTCCACCCCAGTTTCCATTCTGTGAAACAACAGGATATGCTGCTGATGGTGTAGAATAAATCATATCCCAGAGGTCTACATTTGAACCGGGACGGTTTGCTTCGAGAAGAACTCCAAGAACATTAGCTGTAACTTTAGTTGTTGGGGTAAGGTCTACGTCAATATTAGCACGCATATTACCCTTTACATATTTATTCTGTGTAGAATAGCCATCATTCTCATTAGGACTCTTAATAAATCCTTTGTCTGAGATAAGGTCTATCATCGCATAATAACGGAATTTCTCACCACCACCAGTGAACTGTGCGTTTATCTTGTTAGTGGCAGCATTATCTTTAAATGTCTCGTCAACCCAATTTACATTAGGATAAGAATATGGATACTGACCACTGCGGAATGCTGCAATTTCATTATCTGAATAACGGTAGTTGTTGCCATAACCATCATTGGCATAGGCTTCGTTAATAGCCTGCGCATAAGTAGGCGCGTCAACAAACTTTGGTTTATTGGCAGCAAAGTTGAATACATGGTCCAGGGTTACAGTCATAGACTGTGAGTTATACTTACCACGCTTTGTTGTAATGAGCACGGCACCATTAGCACCTTTATATCCGTATAGAGTTAGCGCTGCTGCATCCTTGAGGATTTGAACGCTCTCTACTTCTTCCGGAGTAATATTATCTATATCACGCTCTATCCCATCAACAAGAATTAAAGGTGTACTACCAGAAAGGCTCTGCAAACCACGTACATAGAATGTAGGATTGGCTGCGGCATAGTTTCCGGCATTCTGTAATGAAATAAGACCTAATCCCTGACCAATAATAGAATTACCTATATTACGGGCGCCACGCTTATCTACATCCTTGTTTGTTATAACAGATACAGCTGCAGTAGACTCGCTAAGTTTAAATGTTCTGTTCGCACCCACATCAATAGGCTGATCTTGAAAACGGCCTGTACTAAGTGAGTCTTTATTTTGTTGTGCAGCAGCAGGCAGACTAAGACCTGCCAAAACTGCAAACACTAATATATTATTTCGTTTCATATAGTTTATTGTTTAATTGAATTAATATCAATATTCAACATAAGATCACCATCCCGGATTTTGAATTAATCCATAACCTTTGTTAACTTCTGTTGATGGGAACGGCTGTAAGAACCATTTATTATCAAAGCTACTCCACCAAGCACGAGCACCATTAGTTATCGGGAATACTTCGTAATCAAAATGAGAAGGTTCATAATATGAAGGTGTGCCTTGCTTTGCTGAGGGTCTGTCACCATTATACCACTGTGACTCTGATCTCTCCCAAACACCGGTAGTTGTATTCTTAACCAAACGATAAATACGAAGGCCATGTAATGTCTTTGCAAACAAATCAGCACGTTTGTAACGAACCATATCAAAATAACGAGTATCTTCAAAACCAAGCTCGCATGCACGTTCACGCATTATTTCGTCTAACAAATTTGCTTTGTTTGTTGTTAAGTCCTTTGTAGGATTACATTGAACAAGTCCCTTAAGCCCAACACGACTACGTACATTGTCTACATATTTAATAGCATCAACATTGTCATCATCTGCCTGCAATAAAGCTTCTGCATATACCAAATAGATATCTGACAAACGAAGTACATCCCACTGAGGATAATGCGAAGAAGAATACATGATGTCACCAACAACGTATTTATTTATACGATAGCCTGTTGCATAGCAACCTGTTGCTGTTTTCTGGCCAGTTCCTCCTTGGGTACCACCTACCCAAATTTCATAGTTTGCACCTGAAGTATTACCATTTGCATCATTAACGACCTGTAAAGCTCCATTAACATCTGCAGTTTCGTAAAGACGTGGATCTCGTGTATAAACTCTATGCTGCAACATCTGCTGATTTTTAACAGTATCGCCCTTTACAAACATCTGATCAAGTTTCCCTGCACTCTTAGCCGCATTAAAATCAAATGGTGTACCATCAGCCCAAGGGAACATTTCGGCATATTCTTCTGTAAGACAATAAGCAAGACGATCGTTACCTCTCAAATAAAGCCACTGATATTGTGAGTCTTTCTGTGAGTTGGTTACACGAACAGAATGAAGTATCTCTGGGCTACCCTGATCCCAATATGCAGAACGGTATGCATAACGGTATGCCTCTTGTGTATTTGCTGTAGGCTGTACAAGTTTGTAAGTACCATTTGCAGCTAATGCATCAAAGAAATCCTTACAAGCATTTTTACATGCTGTCCAACGGCTTCTATCATAACCGCCATACCATACCAGACTATCTTTTTCTGCATCAGTTGTATTTCCATAATATCCTTTATCTGAATTGAATAATGGAGATGCAGCAAACTGAAGTATTTTACATTTAAGAGCCATTGCTCCAGCCTTTGTCCAATGGCCTGTTTCAGAAGCAGCATCATCAGCACCATATGCCCAAGGTAAAGAACTTGTCTTAGCAGCATCATCAAGCAAATTGACCATGAAATTTACGGTCTTTTCTACTGAAGCACGTGGCATTTGTACACCATATGAAGACTCAGAAGTAGTAAAAGTTCCGGTAATCAATGGTAAACCACCATAATGACGGAACATATTGAAATAAGCAGAAGCAATAAGACATTTTGATTCTGCAACCAAACGATCTTTTTCATCCTGCTCCATATTAGGAACTCTATTGATATTTTCTATCAATTCGTAAGCTCTACGCACAAGAACCCATGTATTCTCTGTAAGGAATCCATAAACGCCACCAGTACTAGATGCAGCTGCTGCATTAAATGATCCTTGATAATATTGATTCCATATTGTAGATTTTGAAAATGGCAGCTCAAAGCAATCAGACAGAGACTCTACCTGACCATTAAAGTAATTGGCAGATTGTGGTGCATCATTAGATGAACGCCATGGCAATCCATAATACTGCAAAGTATAAATACCTGCCAAAAACTGCCTCGTGTATTCTGGATTATTGAAAATAGTATCCTGAGTAGCATTACCGCCAGGAGCTTTTTCCAAAAAAGAATTTCCAAAAGCTATATTATCGGTACACGAACTAAAGCCTATAGATGCAGCAAACGCTACAACAGCCCCGATAAAAAATTTATTATTTAGTTTCATATAATATTTTATTTTTCTTTCAATGTTAATCATATTAGAAACCGATCTTTAAACTAAGAGTATAAGTTCTCTGCAATGGATATGAAGGTGAACTACTTGCTCTGGTCTCAGGATCGCCCCAAAGATAAGGGGTGAAAGTCAGGAGGTTGTATCCACTTAACGCCAGCTGTAACTGATTCATACCAATACGCTTCATAAATGGGAAATTGAAATCGTAAGCTATTTGCAACGTTTTAAGACGAAGATATTTACTATCCTTTTCATATAATGTAGATGCTACATAATTTTGAGATGCATTAGCCCATGTCGCACGTGGATATTCTGCATTTTGAGAAGGATTATCGGCTGTCCATGTATGTTCAACTTGATATTTAAGCAATCCACCTTGATCATTATTAGAAGAGCAGAGGAATGGCTCCATAAAGACACCAGAAAGCATACGGCTAACATCCCAAGCAGCAGTCCACTGTGTATTTAAGGACAAGTTTTTCCATGAGAAACCAAAAGTTAATCCACCTATATATTGAGGATCATCTGTATGACCATAATCACGACTCATATCATCTGCATTAATAACACCATCATGATTTAAATCTACATATACAGCATCACCTGGTTGGAGATTGTCTGCGACAATCTGGGTAGGAAGATTTTCACCATACTTTGCTTTATATCTAGCTGCGGTACCAATATTATTGGCAGAAGGATTTTCATAATACTCAAAGAACAAATATTGACTACGAGCACCAATACGATGACCTTTAGCATACTGATAGTCGTTGCTATATGGCTTTTCTTTCTCTTCTACTACCTTATTCTGGTTGTATGAAAGGTTAATTCCTGCCCAATAGCGGAAGTCTTTACCTATTTGATCCTGCCATTTAAGAGACAATTCCCAGCCCCAACTATTTACGACACCAAGGTTAGCAAGAGGAACTGTAAATCCGATAATGCTAGGGGCCGTGTAATCATTAAGCAAAATATTAGTACGGTGCTCACGATAATAGTCGAATGTACCACGCAAACGATCGTCCAAGAAATTAACATCTACGCCATAATCCTGTTTAAAGGCTTTTTCCCATGTTACATTTGGATTGTTTTTGGGACCTTCGTAAGCACCTTTGGTAACAGTACCATTATTTACACCGAAGTTATATGCATATCCACCACGTGAAAGATAGCTTGTGCTATTAACATAATATGGGTCTGGCATATACATAAAACGTACACTGTTGTCACTTCCATATTGGTCGTTACCAACAAGACCCCAACTAGCACGTAACTTCAAGAAACTTATGAACTTTTTTAATGGTTTCCAAAATGGTTCCTCACTGGCTACCCAACCAATAGAACCTGCAGGGAATGTACCAAAACGTTTGCCCTGTGCAAAGTTCTCTGAACCATTATGACCAACATTGAACTCGGCCATATAACGGTTGTTCCAGTCGTAAGTAACACGACCAACTAAACCGACATATCCGTGAGGGATATCTGAATAAGCAGCAGGATAATATGTCTTGCTCTGGTTGTACAAAACTAAAGCAGACAAGTTGTGCAAACCAAATGAATGACTATAATTCAAAGATGTTTCGAAATACCAGTCACGGTCTTTATCTGTAGTTTCATCACCATATGATATTTGAGAGCCATCTGTACCGGTTCTCTTATATCCAATAGTACCATCTTTCAACAATACAGGAGTATAAAGGGCTCTATCCATTGTTCCGTTTTTAGTTACATAATATGTACTGTTATAAGAACCTTTAATCTTAAAGAGCAAACCCTTTGTAAGGAAATCGAGTTTTTGAGATAACTGAAGGTCTATCTGACTTTTGTTAGTATTATTCTGATTAAATCCTGCTCGACTTCCACTATAGGCATAATATGTCATACCAGATCCACCAACAAAAGGCAACTGGTCTGTACCCATATCGGCATAATTTGTTGCAGAAGTAACTAATTTACCATCAACCAAGCCTGGACTAGAAAAAGGAGTAGCCTCATACATTGCTTTGATAAGGCCTGAAGATCCACCACTAGTCATTGGGTTATTTGCAGTACTTACATTACCGGCAACATTAAATGAGATTGTTGTTGTCTTTGTAATGTCAAGGTCAAGATTACTACGATAATTGAACCTATTGTACTCGTATCCATAATTCATTGGCAATCCAAATTCTTTGAACAGACCGCCCTGTGTGAAGAAACCTACATTAATAAAGTAACGTGCAGTCTTTGTTCCACCAGAAATACTGATATTATGCTGTGTCTGAAGAGTTGATTTTTTCATTATGTAATCATCCCACTTCGTATCCGGATAACGGATTGGATCTGAGTGATCTTTGAATTTTTGAATAACAACATCTGAAAATAATCTCGGTTTTCCATCATTGTCCTTCATCTGGTTGTAGAATGTAGCATACTCATATGAGTTGGCCTGTTCTACCATTTTAGTAGGAGTCAATATACTGAAAGATGTTGTGGCTGATATTTTAGCCTTTCCTTCCTGACCACGTTTGGTCGTGATAAGAATAACGCCATTAGCACCACGTACACCAAATACGGCTGTAGCGGATGCATCTTTCAATACTGTTATACTCTCAATTTCATTGGGGTCTACATCGTTCATTGAACGCTCCACACCATCAACCTGTACAAGTGGACTTGAATTGTTGAATGTAGCCTGTCCACGAACAAAGATGCTAGCAGCATCATTTCCTGGCTCACCTGAATACTGTACTGAAGTAACACCACTTAATTGTCCGGCAAGGACATTGTTTACAGAACTTACCGGTGTACGTACAAGGTCTTCGCCTTTTACACTTGAAAGAGCACCTGTAACGGTAACTTTCTTCTGCACTCCGTAGGCAACGACCTCTACATTCTGCAACATAGTAGTGTTCTCTACCAATGTAACTTTCATTCCACTATGTGCAGATACTGTCTGAGTATCGTAACCAACATATGAAATTTTAAGTTTTGCACCGGCTTTAGCCTTAATATTAAAGGCTCCATCAAGATCTGTAATAGTACCCTGTGTGGCACTACCACCCACAACCGTTATGGTTGCACCGATAACCGGTTCTCCTTGAGCATCAACAACTGTTCCTGTAATGAGGCTTTGCTGTTGCAATTCATTTGTGGCAGCCATTACAGTCTGAACACTAAAGAAAGACAGAAATGCCATAACCGTAAAGAATACGGCGACAGACAGGATTGTTCTCTTTGAAAATTGTTTATTCATAATTATAATTAATAGATTTATTTATTACTCTAAAACTTATCAACTTTTTTACCGTTAATTCTAACGTTCTTTAATTTCATATTTTGTATTGTTCCCTCTTCCAGAAGATCTGCATCATTCTTAACATTACAGTTCTCAAAATAGAAGTCTTTCAATACATACTTCTCTGATTTGCCTACATCAAGAAAATTATCGCTTTTCACATTAATATTTCTAAACATTATGTTATTGCACATAGACATTGGCATATCGTCACGCTTCTCAATATTATAAAATTGTGTCCATGGACGAACAACCAGGAAACTGGCACAGTCACCACCAACATTTTCTACCGAAAGATATTCATAATGCTGTGGCGTATCAGGACGCATCTTCAACCATATTACACGATTAGCATCGTGAACATAACAACGGCGGAATACTATATTACGGTCATTCAAAGATTCACTACCAAATGTAAGGCATCCATGAACAACGCCATATCTGCAATCCTCAACTATTATATTATAGTTAGGTCCATTAGTTGTATCCTTGTCTGCCCATGTTCCTTTTCCTCCTTTTAATACAACAGCATCATCATTTACACTCATGTAACATCCATGTACTAATACGTCATGACAATAATCAATATCTATTGCATCACTACTTGGAGCTTTTATTCCTGAGGTAGGCGCATAAATATAACAATTGATATACTTCACATGATTGCTGCGGTATATATGGTTTGTCCAAAAGCCACTATTAATAAGGTGAACATCTTGTACCTGTACATTTGTACAATTGGATATATAAACTAAACGTGGGCGCATTGCTTCCAGATTAGTACAATCTCTGTTTATTCTGCGACGAATCCAGAATTCTTCCCAAAAGCGTGTGCCATTACCATTAATGGTACCATTGCCGGATATCGTAAAACCATTAAGTCCGTCTGCATTTACCAATGCAGAGAAATAATCCAGTGTCTGTCCTTCGAGACGAGTTTTAACGATATTATAATATTTAATTGCATCTATTCCCTTTA comes from the Xylanibacter oryzae DSM 17970 genome and includes:
- a CDS encoding SusC/RagA family TonB-linked outer membrane protein; its protein translation is MAFLSFFSVQTVMAATNELQQQSLITGTVVDAQGEPVIGATITVVGGSATQGTITDLDGAFNIKAKAGAKLKISYVGYDTQTVSAHSGMKVTLVENTTMLQNVEVVAYGVQKKVTVTGALSSVKGEDLVRTPVSSVNNVLAGQLSGVTSVQYSGEPGNDAASIFVRGQATFNNSSPLVQVDGVERSMNDVDPNEIESITVLKDASATAVFGVRGANGVILITTKRGQEGKAKISATTSFSILTPTKMVEQANSYEYATFYNQMKDNDGKPRLFSDVVIQKFKDHSDPIRYPDTKWDDYIMKKSTLQTQHNISISGGTKTARYFINVGFFTQGGLFKEFGLPMNYGYEYNRFNYRSNLDLDITKTTTISFNVAGNVSTANNPMTSGGSSGLIKAMYEATPFSSPGLVDGKLVTSATNYADMGTDQLPFVGGSGMTYYAYSGSRAGFNQNNTNKSQIDLQLSQKLDFLTKGLLFKIKGSYNSTYYVTKNGTMDRALYTPVLLKDGTIGYKRTGTDGSQISYGDETTDKDRDWYFETSLNYSHSFGLHNLSALVLYNQSKTYYPAAYSDIPHGYVGLVGRVTYDWNNRYMAEFNVGHNGSENFAQGKRFGTFPAGSIGWVASEEPFWKPLKKFISFLKLRASWGLVGNDQYGSDNSVRFMYMPDPYYVNSTSYLSRGGYAYNFGVNNGTVTKGAYEGPKNNPNVTWEKAFKQDYGVDVNFLDDRLRGTFDYYREHRTNILLNDYTAPSIIGFTVPLANLGVVNSWGWELSLKWQDQIGKDFRYWAGINLSYNQNKVVEEKEKPYSNDYQYAKGHRIGARSQYLFFEYYENPSANNIGTAARYKAKYGENLPTQIVADNLQPGDAVYVDLNHDGVINADDMSRDYGHTDDPQYIGGLTFGFSWKNLSLNTQWTAAWDVSRMLSGVFMEPFLCSSNNDQGGLLKYQVEHTWTADNPSQNAEYPRATWANASQNYVASTLYEKDSKYLRLKTLQIAYDFNFPFMKRIGMNQLQLALSGYNLLTFTPYLWGDPETRASSSPSYPLQRTYTLSLKIGF
- a CDS encoding rhamnogalacturonidase gives rise to the protein MKLKLILLTASLMTIGLSAKNKQSVFPDGTAIPQWFNDTTKVNVDNLGRKYVITDYGVKNDSSIVQTEQIQKVIDTAYANGGGVIVFPKGTFLSGSIFFKQGTNLYLSDGATLKGIDAIKYYNIVKTRLEGQTLDYFSALVNADGLNGFTISGNGTINGNGTRFWEEFWIRRRINRDCTNLEAMRPRLVYISNCTNVQVQDVHLINSGFWTNHIYRSNHVKYINCYIYAPTSGIKAPSSDAIDIDYCHDVLVHGCYMSVNDDAVVLKGGKGTWADKDTTNGPNYNIIVEDCRYGVVHGCLTFGSESLNDRNIVFRRCYVHDANRVIWLKMRPDTPQHYEYLSVENVGGDCASFLVVRPWTQFYNIEKRDDMPMSMCNNIMFRNINVKSDNFLDVGKSEKYVLKDFYFENCNVKNDADLLEEGTIQNMKLKNVRINGKKVDKF
- a CDS encoding RagB/SusD family nutrient uptake outer membrane protein, whose product is MKLNNKFFIGAVVAFAASIGFSSCTDNIAFGNSFLEKAPGGNATQDTIFNNPEYTRQFLAGIYTLQYYGLPWRSSNDAPQSANYFNGQVESLSDCFELPFSKSTIWNQYYQGSFNAAAASSTGGVYGFLTENTWVLVRRAYELIENINRVPNMEQDEKDRLVAESKCLIASAYFNMFRHYGGLPLITGTFTTSESSYGVQMPRASVEKTVNFMVNLLDDAAKTSSLPWAYGADDAASETGHWTKAGAMALKCKILQFAASPLFNSDKGYYGNTTDAEKDSLVWYGGYDRSRWTACKNACKDFFDALAANGTYKLVQPTANTQEAYRYAYRSAYWDQGSPEILHSVRVTNSQKDSQYQWLYLRGNDRLAYCLTEEYAEMFPWADGTPFDFNAAKSAGKLDQMFVKGDTVKNQQMLQHRVYTRDPRLYETADVNGALQVVNDANGNTSGANYEIWVGGTQGGTGQKTATGCYATGYRINKYVVGDIMYSSSHYPQWDVLRLSDIYLVYAEALLQADDDNVDAIKYVDNVRSRVGLKGLVQCNPTKDLTTNKANLLDEIMRERACELGFEDTRYFDMVRYKRADLFAKTLHGLRIYRLVKNTTTGVWERSESQWYNGDRPSAKQGTPSYYEPSHFDYEVFPITNGARAWWSSFDNKWFLQPFPSTEVNKGYGLIQNPGW